The following DNA comes from Peribacillus sp. FSL E2-0218.
ATACCTTACGGATGCCTATAAGCAAAACAAGCAAATCACTTCCAATTGCAAGGATGGTTCATCCCCGTCCATCAGCATCACTTTTCCCACAAAAAAACCGCTGACCTAGAGGCATCAGCGGCAATCCATGATTCAGCGAGAAAAAAGCGTATGGCTAACTTGTTCGTTCCCCTCCAAATGGATTTTCCGAAGATATGTTCACGATTCCTGCACCCAATCTTATCCCCAGCCTTGATGAAATGAAACGTCAAGAAATGTTAAGAACAGGTTACAAACATCTTATCCACAAAAGTTATCCACATATCCACATTTTCTATCCACATCTTGTATGGGAATATTAGTTCCCTACTAGATATATTGCCACGTTTCGACAATATTCACAGGTTGTTGATAACTGTTTTTCTTCCGACACTTGCGTTAAAACCGGATAGGTTTCACATTCGTACACCACTTCATCCAACGCCATTTCCACGTGTTCCTGACAGCAATATAATTCCATCCTTCCTTCCCCCTTTCCTTTTCCTTTTTACAAAAACCAATTATCCACAAGGTGC
Coding sequences within:
- a CDS encoding CxxH/CxxC protein, producing MELYCCQEHVEMALDEVVYECETYPVLTQVSEEKQLSTTCEYCRNVAIYLVGN